In the genome of Dioscorea cayenensis subsp. rotundata cultivar TDr96_F1 chromosome 1, TDr96_F1_v2_PseudoChromosome.rev07_lg8_w22 25.fasta, whole genome shotgun sequence, one region contains:
- the LOC120251895 gene encoding uncharacterized protein LOC120251895, with protein sequence MKCDPNGPREANIARKPLEIPLEQWVAFVDYRARPDKKAKAEQNTINRTHQTMPHTLGSKSIARLENEMEKQLGRSVTRVELFQASHTTSDGSFANEVARHNHEDLIIRSQGSSENEAFTSVFGKEHPGYVRGMGLGVVPTQIYGSSSSSSRRNEASGGTQAEINELRDTVQLLRQQVQENEQRFQQQLSILTQQLANQNQNIATNQVLAFRDIEPQAPTRILIIPKVKDGLSGLSKAEERYIKILGYLLYMAKVVANQEGLDDGFRIVINDGPNGYQLVYHLHIHLIGGRQMNWPPG encoded by the exons ATGAAATGTGATCCCAATGGTCCTCGTGAAGCCAACATAGCAAGGAAACCTCTAGAGATCCCTTTGGAGCAATGGGTTGCATTTGTGGATTATAGAGCTCGACCTGACAAGAAG GCAAAAGCTgaacaaaatacaataaatcGCACCCACCAGACAATGCCTCACACATTAGGTTCTAAGTCCATTGCTCGACTGGAAAATGAGATg GAAAAGCAACTTGGTCGCTCTGTCACTAGAGTTGAATTATTTCAAGCAAGCCATACAACATCCGATGGGTCTTTCGCAAATGAAGTAGCGAGGCATAATCAT GAAGATCTAATTATTCGAAGTCAAGGCTCATCTGAAAATGAAGCATTTACTAGTGTTTTTGGGAAAGAACACCCAGGCTATGTTCGGGGTATGGGACTTGGAGTTGTCCCAACTCAAATATATGGATCATCTTCTAGCTCGAGCAGAAGAAATGAAGCAAGTGGGGGCACACAAGCTGAAATCAATGAGCTCAGGGACACTGTGCAACTCTTAAGGCAACAAGTGCAAGAAAATGAACAACGATTTCAGCAACAATTATCAATTCTTACCCAACAATTGGCCaaccaaaatcaaaacatagcaACCAATCAg GTTCTTGCATTTAGAGACATAGAACCTCAAGCTCCAACTCGTATCTTAATCATCCCTAAGGTTAAGGATGGATTGAGTGGGCTCTCAAAg GCAGAGGAGAGGTACATTAAGATACTCGGTTATCTCCTGTACATGGCTAAGGTTGTTGCTAACCAGGAAGGGCTTGATGATGGGTTTAGAATTGTGATCAATGATGGGCCAAACGGAT ATCAATTGGTTTATCATCTTCACATTCATCTTATTGGTGGGCGACAGATGAACTGGCCCCCAGGCTAA